The genome window TGGCCGGGGAAATTACCGAGCATGGCCTCTCGTATGAGCGTCGCACGGACAATCACAAGGGAGCAATGTTATCTCAGGTGTATCTGGCCGATACCATGGGGGAAATGATGCAATTATTAGCGGCGAGTGATGTGTGTTTTATGGGCGGAAGTCTGCTCGGGGATAAAGTGGGCGGACATAATTTATTAGAACCTGCGGCATTGAGTTTGCCAACGCTAACCGGCCCGAGTTATTTTAATTTTAGTGATATTGCAGGGCAGTTAATTGCCGCGCAGGCGACCGTAGTGTGTGACTCCCATGAACGTATTGCCGAAGCCTTGATTCACTTGCTGGATCACCCTGAGCAGCGCATTGAGTGTGGTCAGCATGCTTACCGTGTCGTTCAGCATAATCGAGGTGCGATTGATAGAACATTAACAGGATTGTTTCCCAATGAAGACGCTTGATTACCAATACCCTTTACAGCCTGATTGGCATATCCCCGCGACATTGGACGCCTCTGGTCACCTTGCTTTCGACGAAAATCTATTACCAGAGACCACGCGAGTGACAGTATTACTGGAAGTCAGTTATACCTCGACCAGTAATAAAAGAATGGGGAAGGTGGAACTGAGACAACCGGGTTGGCAGCCTGAAGCGCGTGAGCATGAGCAATTTTTTGAAGCTCAACAACGTGGTAAGCGTTATCTCAACCTAACCGGATTACCCAATTTACACGAGGTCCAGTGTCTCACTCATGATTGTACCTTGGCTTCGCAAGCCTCATTGTTACTGTTTCGCGAGCCGCCGATGGCGCATGGTCCGATATTGATCATTGCTCCACATGCCGATGATGCGGAATTGGCGGCTTTCGGTGTGTACCAACACCGGCATTCGCAGGTGTGGATAGCGACCTTGTATGCCGGTGAGTCGTTGCAGAAAATGTCGAAACAATACATTCCAGACTTGGATAACAGTATGGAAGCGGGATGTCCTCGAAAAGCGACCATTCGACACTGGAATAGCATGACAACGCCACTGCTTGCCAAAGTACCCGCGGATCAACTCGTTTGTTTGGGATATTCAGGTATTACCGTAGAGACGCTGTATGATGCGCCACATGATGCAATCATTCATGGCGCGGGTAAAGGCTACTCACCAGTCGCATTTCGCGGGTTAAATGTCTTGAGCTTGTCCAATGATCGGGAGGAGCTCAATACACCACAAGCGATGGTCAATGAACTATCAGAGCTATTGTTGCGAATCCAACCCACGACCGTACTGGTGACCGACCCAGAGGTTGACCCTCACCCTGAGCATAAAGCGGCGGCGCACGCTCTCGCTCTTGCGATGGCGCAAAGTGATTATGTTCCTCAGAACGTGTTAATGTATGTTAATCATTTGGAAGGCATCAAAGATTTTCCATACGGCCCCGAGCATACGACGACCGCATTAGCTCCGTGCTATAAGCCTTATCAATATTTCCATCAAGTGCAAGTATATAGCTACTCTTTATCCTTGGCAGAGCAAAAAGAGAAAGTAGTCGCATTTGATACCATGCATGACTTACGTGCTTCTGCTTCGCTAGAAAAGCAAATCAAACGCTGGTGGCATGAGAAGCGATATGGTTACGGTTATCGCTACTATGGTAATCACATGTATTTTCAAACACACATCAAAGCCGCTGAAGTCTTTACAGTACTATCCGGTCATAACTATCGTGAGCAGTTACTGACATCACGTACGTCATAAACAAAAAATAGGCCAGTGTTCACTGGCCTATTTTTTTGAAAAACGATGAGGGACGTCGCTACTTAACGAGCTTTGAGGTAAATGTGTCCAAATACGTTTGTACGATGCGCTGGCCATCGAACTGGGCTAAGGATGATTGCACTGCGGCTTGATAGATGTCATCACGCGGGGTGGTGAGGGCTTGGTACATAGCATGAGCTAACGCCTCTGGCGTCATCTCCGCCAAGAAATGGCTCAGGGGCCCTTGCATGATTTGTGTCACTCCGCCAGGACAGCGTGTTGCCGCGACAGGAGCGCCGCAGGCCAGTGCTTCAATCAGCACCATGCCTAAGCCTTCAGACTTTGAACTTAACGTGAATAAGTTTGCATGAGCAAACCAAGGATAAGGTGGCATTTGCTGGCCTTTAAGAAAAACACGATGCGCTAAGCCGAGCTGTGAAATTTTATGCTCAATGGCAGCACGCTCGCGGCCTTCACCAACGATGACTAAATCCTGTGGGATGTCATAGCGTTCGACTAATAAGTGATAGGCCTCAATCAAAAGCGGCACATTTTTAATTGGACTCAAACGGCCCAACCCTAAAATATACGGCCTAGGATGTAAGCTGTTTTTATCCGCCTGGCTTTGCTCAGCGATGCGGTCGTATTCGAGTGGGTTGCTGATCAAGGTCGCACTGCGTGGCGTAATACCATGCAGTTGAGTAATCGCTTGGAAGTTATCCATCACGCCCTGTGAAATACACACCATCTGTCGGTGCCCATAAATCCCTTGAAAAGCCCGTTGTGATAGGCGGCCATAGTGGTATTTTCCTTGAACACTTTCACAGACAAACACAAATCGTGGATCTTGCAGTGGCCAAACATGCTCAAAAGTACCATGACCACGAAACACAATCAGATCAAATTCCGCGCCATTGCGGCTTTCTAATTGCTGCAGACGTTTCGCAAAGGCTCTACATTCGGCATAGGCAAACAATCGCGCGTAGCTTTTACGGGCAAACAGATTGGCAATACGACAAGCCACCATCCATAGTGCCCCTAACCCCGTGCGTAATACATCCTTTTTCACATCAAACAAATGAATCGGAATCGTCGGATCGTCAGGTTGCAGTTCCACGGGTCGATTTTTTAAGTAGAGCAGCTCCACATGGTGACCCGCTTTGTGAAACGCGTTGGTTAAGTTAACGGCAACACGTTCCATGCCTCCGACTTTTAGGCTATTGACGACGACGGCAATTCTCATGTAAGTGCCTTACGCTGATTATCGTTATCAAATAACCTTTTCGTTAACACAAATGAATACAAACCACCCAAAATGACGTTATGAGCAAAGACACCGTAGGTTCTGTAGTTAAACGATTCAAAAAAGTTAATGCTGAACCAGTAAATCGCAAAACATAACGCTAGCATGAGCCAGTTTTCTGCGTTAGGTAATGTTGAACGCAGTTTAAATAGTTGACGAGTAACCGTAATATATATCGAATTCAGCACGATAAATCCGAACAAGCCATAGCTGACCAGCGTATCCATATGGAAGCTATGTAGGTGACGTAACCCTTTAATGGTGGCAAAGTTTTCATTGATTCGTTCTGAAAAAACTTGGGATTGAGATATGACAAGACCTGGGCCATGCACGCCAACGCCAAGTAAAGGGTGGCGTTGAATCCAAGGAATCGCTTCAATCCACGAATTTAGCCTGATACCGATGCTGGACATAGGGATATGTGAGGTATCTAGATGCATAATGTCTTGTAATGATTGTATGTCTTTGGGAGAGAATCGTTGCATAATGAAGGGGAGTGAAGCATACAGAGCGATACTGGCCGCCAAGAAAGCACTGATATAGAAGAGAATCACTGTCGCAACTTTGGTGTGTGTATATGTTACCTTGTATAAAAGTGGGAATAACCCCATAACCATCAGTAACCCGACAAACACCATCCTTGATTGAGTGATGACAACCATGATTGCAAAGAATGCCATAGTTAAACACATCAGTGCCGGAGCAGAATATTTCAAAAGGTTATTCGTATAGCCTTTGATGTAATATTTGATCTGTATCAGCGCAAACATACTAATGATTAAGCATAGGCCAGAGAACATAGATGTGTATTGGGCATTTTTAATGTTAAAATCAACGCGTTTATCATGAAAAATGCCCATTTCAAAAGAGTGCATAAAATTGGATTTGATGCATATCCCAAGAATAAAACTGACAATAAAACAAAAAAACAGGATGTAGATGAGTTTCTTTTCCCCTTTTAACCAATATGCAATAAAGACGAAAAGAAACAATCTGGCTAATTTATCGAGCTCGGGGATGGCTCTTGCTGAATCAGGAATATAAAAAAGACTGTTACACCAACTGAGCACTGAGACAATTAACGCTAAGGCGAGTGTAATGATAACTGGGTCGCGATAAATTCTACTGCGATGTACATAGAGTATGCCGACAGAGCCGAGAATAAAGATAGCTCGAAAAGCATCCGAGAGATGTTCAAATGCAATCGCACATGAAACGTAGCCAAAAATAGCAAACAACATGATAGCGCGATAGCGTTGACCTAAAAATACAGTAGAAAAAGTGTTCATAATAGATGCATTACTCTTTGCGGTTTTAATTCAGTCAGACATCTCATGTGTCCAAGTGGGCATTGTCGTTGAAAACACGGACGACATTCAATATCTGTGCCAACAATGCTTACTTTGTCAGTAAGCGGCGGGGTGTAATTGGGGGAAGTGGAGCCATAGACCCCAATGACATAGCAACCCACCGCTGCCGCGACGTGCATTAAGCCAGAGTCGTTACTGACGACGGTTCGGCAAGCTCCTAATAAGTCGATTGCTTCAATGAGTGATGTTTGTCCCGCTAAGACTTTTAAGTTCTCTTGTTGTTCGACCACTAATTGTTTAATGGCTTCGCAGGTCGGCGTATCTTTGCCGGAGCCAAATAGCCATACTTGATAACCATTATTGACGGCATATTGAGCGACTTGCGCATAATGTTCGACTGGCCATTGTTTGGATGGGCCAAATTCAGCACCAGGGCACAGGCCTAAAATCGGTTTGTCAGTCGCGAGCGAAAATTTTTCAATAGCACTCTGCTGCGCCTTGCGATCAATGACTAAAGAGGGGCGTGGTAAGGTATCAATGCCCCCAAGAGAGCTTGAATCCACCATTTCTTTTTTCGGATGTGCCAGCGCAACTAAGCGTTCCACCATATATTGA of Vibrio zhugei contains these proteins:
- a CDS encoding PIG-L family deacetylase, whose product is MKTLDYQYPLQPDWHIPATLDASGHLAFDENLLPETTRVTVLLEVSYTSTSNKRMGKVELRQPGWQPEAREHEQFFEAQQRGKRYLNLTGLPNLHEVQCLTHDCTLASQASLLLFREPPMAHGPILIIAPHADDAELAAFGVYQHRHSQVWIATLYAGESLQKMSKQYIPDLDNSMEAGCPRKATIRHWNSMTTPLLAKVPADQLVCLGYSGITVETLYDAPHDAIIHGAGKGYSPVAFRGLNVLSLSNDREELNTPQAMVNELSELLLRIQPTTVLVTDPEVDPHPEHKAAAHALALAMAQSDYVPQNVLMYVNHLEGIKDFPYGPEHTTTALAPCYKPYQYFHQVQVYSYSLSLAEQKEKVVAFDTMHDLRASASLEKQIKRWWHEKRYGYGYRYYGNHMYFQTHIKAAEVFTVLSGHNYREQLLTSRTS
- a CDS encoding glycosyltransferase; amino-acid sequence: MRIAVVVNSLKVGGMERVAVNLTNAFHKAGHHVELLYLKNRPVELQPDDPTIPIHLFDVKKDVLRTGLGALWMVACRIANLFARKSYARLFAYAECRAFAKRLQQLESRNGAEFDLIVFRGHGTFEHVWPLQDPRFVFVCESVQGKYHYGRLSQRAFQGIYGHRQMVCISQGVMDNFQAITQLHGITPRSATLISNPLEYDRIAEQSQADKNSLHPRPYILGLGRLSPIKNVPLLIEAYHLLVERYDIPQDLVIVGEGRERAAIEHKISQLGLAHRVFLKGQQMPPYPWFAHANLFTLSSKSEGLGMVLIEALACGAPVAATRCPGGVTQIMQGPLSHFLAEMTPEALAHAMYQALTTPRDDIYQAAVQSSLAQFDGQRIVQTYLDTFTSKLVK
- a CDS encoding O-antigen ligase family protein; its protein translation is MNTFSTVFLGQRYRAIMLFAIFGYVSCAIAFEHLSDAFRAIFILGSVGILYVHRSRIYRDPVIITLALALIVSVLSWCNSLFYIPDSARAIPELDKLARLFLFVFIAYWLKGEKKLIYILFFCFIVSFILGICIKSNFMHSFEMGIFHDKRVDFNIKNAQYTSMFSGLCLIISMFALIQIKYYIKGYTNNLLKYSAPALMCLTMAFFAIMVVITQSRMVFVGLLMVMGLFPLLYKVTYTHTKVATVILFYISAFLAASIALYASLPFIMQRFSPKDIQSLQDIMHLDTSHIPMSSIGIRLNSWIEAIPWIQRHPLLGVGVHGPGLVISQSQVFSERINENFATIKGLRHLHSFHMDTLVSYGLFGFIVLNSIYITVTRQLFKLRSTLPNAENWLMLALCFAIYWFSINFFESFNYRTYGVFAHNVILGGLYSFVLTKRLFDNDNQRKALT
- the waaF gene encoding lipopolysaccharide heptosyltransferase II is translated as MSKVLIIGPSWVGDMVMSQSLFKRLKQQEPHTEIDVLAPGWCKPLLERMPEVRHAIEMPVGHGNFGLKTRYQLGRKLAKGGYERAYVIPRSAKSALVPLFAGIPKRIGWKGESRYGLLNDIRPNRKAFQYMVERLVALAHPKKEMVDSSSLGGIDTLPRPSLVIDRKAQQSAIEKFSLATDKPILGLCPGAEFGPSKQWPVEHYAQVAQYAVNNGYQVWLFGSGKDTPTCEAIKQLVVEQQENLKVLAGQTSLIEAIDLLGACRTVVSNDSGLMHVAAAVGCYVIGVYGSTSPNYTPPLTDKVSIVGTDIECRPCFQRQCPLGHMRCLTELKPQRVMHLL